Part of the Pseudodesulfovibrio mercurii genome is shown below.
GCGGGCAGCCGATTCTTCAATGGGAGGGCTATGCCGGGGACACTCGAAAGTATGATGATCGAGACAACGTTACGGAACATGCCTACTGGGGAACCGATGGACGGCCGATCCTCTGCACGGAGGGGTATGCCAAGGTCGCCCTACGCTATGATGGTCGAGGGAACCTCATCGAAGAAGTCTACCTGGGAATGGACGGGCAGCCGGTCCTGAGCAAAAGAACCGGTTTTTCCAGGCTCACAAAGAAATATGACGCCCAAGGGAATGTAACGGAATATGCGTGCTGGGGCGTTGACGGGAAACCCATCCTGCATCCCGGCGGCTTTTCCAAATTCCTCGTGCGACATGATGCCCGGGGAAATCATATTGAGGAAGCCTATTACGGTCCGTCGGGAAAGCCCGTTCTTATCCAAAAAGGCTACGCCAAGCTCACCGAAAGGTATGACGATCGAGGGTACCGGATCGAGCAGGCCTATTGGGGAGTAGATGGAGCGCCCATCCTCCGGAAAGACGGTTTTGCCAAGCTCACCGAAAGGTATGATGGTCGAGGGCATGTCACGGAGCAAGCGTACTGGGGAGTGGACGGTAGGCCGATTCTCCACAAAAAGGGTTATGCCAAGGTCACCTACGAGTATGATGATCGGGGCAACGTCATCGAGGAAGCCTACTGGGGAGTGGATGGACGGCCGATCCTCAACCAAAATGGATATGCCAGGCTGACCCCGAAACATGACGACCGAGGCAACATCATTGAGGAAGCCTACTGGGGAGTGGATGGACGGCCGATCCTCAACGGAGAGGGGTGTGCCGTGCTGACGCTCAAGTATGACGGCCGGGGGAACGTCACGGAACACGCCTTTTGGGGAATAGACGGAAGACCCATATCGGGTGCAAAGGGATATGCCAAATGCACCCTGAAATATGCTCCCGAGACGAATGCATTGCTCGAAGTCCGCTACTATGACGCAAAGGGAAATGTCATGAAGTAATGGACAACCCGCAAGACTCCTTCAGCAACTTCGGCAGGGTCCGTTGCATGTCCCTGTCGAATTCCTTTGTCTTTTCACTCAGCTCGTCAAAGGGGATCATGTCCGGGTGCGTCAGGCGCAAATCGTCGCGCGGTCCTTTTTCCCAGCCCGCCAGGACGCGTTCGACCCACCAGCGGTTGTGCTCCTGTTCGGCCATGGTCTCGATTTGTTCGTCGGTGAACGTGGCGTTGTCCGTATCCGCCTCGGCGGCGGCCAGGCTGAATCCGTTGCTCCTCAGGCGCTCGAGATAGGCGTCCGCCTGGTAGCGGTTCGACCAGCGGTATTTCTCGCTCAGCCGTTCCCAGGGCTTTTGCGCGGGTTTGTTCCGATCCATCCAGCCGTTGGCCTGCAACGTGTTCAGATATACCTGATGAATGGACCGCGCCAACCGTTCCTGCTGGGCGTCGTCAAGAAGGTACTCGTCCAGCGAGCCGAAGAAACGGATATTGTCCCACCGGGTGTCCGGGGCCTCCACCTGCCGGTCCTTTTCCCTGGTCGTGACCGAAACGGCGGTTTGCTCCTGAAGCCGCCGGGCGAATTCGGAAAGACCGGCGGTCACTTCCTGCCGGACCAATATCGGAATCTCGCCGATCAGCACCTCGGGGGGCAATCCCAGGGCCGTGGACATGGACTGGTCGGGATCGGAGAGACAGATGACCACGGTGAGTATTTTCTTTTCGTCCAAGGCCAGCCCGGTCAGCAATTCCCTGGCCTCGGGAGCATCCGCCGCGGCCTCGTGAAAGACGAAGCGCACGCCGGGCAGGCGGCCATCCACCAGGCCGTGCTGCATCTCGAAAGCGGTCCTCCTTGTGCCGAGGTCGGGATCAAAAACCACGATTTCGGCATCCTGGTTGTTGGCATGGTTGGCCAGCCGCGCCGCCTGCAAGGCCATGGCCTGCCCCATCTGCCCGAATCCGAGGATCGCGACCACCACGTTCGCGCCCGGGGCGCGCCTACTGTACAGTAGCGGAGGGTAGGGGGGATGCGGATGGCGGGCGTCCGGCAGGCGGCTCCAGACCTTGCGGGCCCAGCCTTCGTAAAAATTGAAGGGGCGGAAATCCAGGAATTGGCGGTCTTCCTCCGACAGATCGATCTCCTGGAGCAGATCGTATGTCCGCAGATGGGAAATGGCCACCTGGCAGCCGAGCAGGCCGGATGGGGTGCCGGGAGATGCCTTGGAAACCATCTCCGCTATGCGCATGGCCGTTTGCAGGTTGCGGCTGTTGCTGCCCCTTACCTGGGGATCGCCCAAGATGACCACCTTCCGTGCGGCCCAGGGGCGGAGATTCCGTAATTCTTCAACGGCATCGAAGGACCCGTGGAAAATGAAGACATGCCGGGTTTTCTTTCGGAGTTCCTTTGCATCAAAAGCGGAGAAGGTCGTGAGGGCGTTGCGCACCTTCTCGGCCTCGCTCATGGTCAGGACGACCACCTCCCGGCATCCCTCGGAAAGCAGGTGATGCACCGTTGCGGGACCCATGCGGTCCCACCCCAAGATGATGCCGTGGTCCTTCTTGAAGGTATACCGGGCAAGCCCTTGACGAGCCCGGCGCATGCGGCGCTCATACGTGTTCACCAGCACCGAGACGAACAGGCCCCCCAAAAGGAGGAACCCGGCCAGGGATAAAGCCACACTGAGAAGACGCCATTCGGAATGTCCCGCCTCATTTCCCAAAAAGCCCGGATCCATCGTGTGTACGAACGCCCACCAGAACGGATCACAGGAATTCGTTCCGAGAACGTCGATGTTCATGCTCTTGGCAACCAGCCATCCCGCCAGGAGGATGACGCAATAGGTAACGATCAGCATCCGGACTTGACTGAAAACGGACCCGGCCAAGATCCTGTCGAGCTGTTTGGAAATGAAGCTGCAAGGCAAGATTTTCATTGTCACGTTTCATCCTTGTCGAAGAAGATGGATACCCGCATGCGTCATGTGGGGCCTGCGGCACAAAATGAACGTTTGCCGAGGCCCTCGTTTCAGATCCGGGCTTGCGTCCGCTCCCGGCTTCTTTCCGGCCGTCCATTCCAGGCAATTTGCCTGATGGATGGCAAACTCCGCAGGCGTCGGGTTGCCCAAGGAACAGAGAGGACGATCCACATTGTAGTCCCGCCTCCACGCTCCGACTTTACGCTGCGTATCCCCCGGAGACAATCAACATGTCCAGCCGGCCATATCAACAGGAGAATCGGACAATAACCCTCCTCTTGCAAGGGTATAGCCCGTGGACATCTTCGGAGCAACCTTGCGCTTTTTACTCTCCGAAGCATTCGCTCCCGCGCGTGTTGTCGTGAGCCTTGCCCCTATTCCTGGGCGCCGGCCGCTTGGCAACCACAGGGAAGAACGGAGGCGGCGAAAAGGGACGAAACGTCCGTCCGTCGCCTCTGCCGATCCCCGATCCCCAACCGGATTCCTCCAGGCGTTTTTCGGCAAGATGTATGGGTGATGCGCCACCCGGACCTGTGGCCATGGGTTCCGGTTCCAGGCGAAGCGCTTCGGTCTGGATTCCCCGGTCGCCGGGCTCCGTCCGTCCGCTTTCGCCTGGGCGTCATGCGGGGCGGAATGAAGCTCCACGTTGTTCGACCAAAACGGATGGCTGCCCGCCTTCGTCCGGGTGACCAAGGCCCGGCTGCACGATTCCGGGATGGCCGAGATGCTGAAGCGGCCCAAGGGGTCCATCGCCGTATGACCAGGCCCACGGCAACCATTCCCGGTTTCGGACGCTGGAAGCTCCCCGCGTGTCCCTTGTCGCCAGGCGCGGGACCAACGCCCTTCATGCAGAGGTCAGGCGACGTTCTGCCGGGAAAGGCGGGGCGTGACCTCGGGCCGCGCGGTCAACGCCATCGTCCGCGGCAAGGCGTTCCGCCTTCGGCGCAGGGGCGACCGAGACAGGGAAAGCGGAAAGTACCAAGCGGTTGCGAGGATCGAGGCCCTGTGGGTTGATGAGACCGACACCGCACGGCAAGAAGCCGTTGAAGCGTGAGGAAGATCGACGAGAATTCACCCACCCACGAAAAAGGCTTCCGTCAAAACTGACGAAAGCCTTTGATTCCGAAGTGGTGCTCGGGGACAGAATTGAACTGCCGACACGGGGATTTTCAGTCCCCTGCTCTACCGACTGAGCTACCCGAGCAACCCGTCGAGAAGTTGGGGTTTACCCAAATGGCGGGCCGTTTGCAACCCCTTTTTTTCAGACGAGCCCTTTTTCCCGGCGAGGACGGGGCGGTCGCGGTTGCCGGACCGTGCGGGGCGGGCGCGATTTGCGGGCTGCGGTTCGTCCTGCTGCGCGTATCGCCTGGCCGTCGGAGTGCTCGAGCCGGATCGGCGCTAAGTCGGCGCTAAGTCGGCGCTGAGTCGGCGCTGGGTCGGCAATAGGCCGGGGGCGGGCCGGGAGCCTAGGGCTTTTCCGCTTCCTCCGGGTCCGCGCCCATTTCGAGGATGCTGGCCGCGTAGGCTTTGCGCAGGGCGTCCAGGTAGTCCGGGTCCACCGGGCCCTTCCAGGTGGTGATCTCGGTGTACCGCTTGGGGATGACGACCTCGTCCGGGCGGTAGCCCATCTGAAGGCGCAGCCGCCAGCGCATGCGCTGGACCCGCTTGCCGATGTCGCCCACGGACCCGTTCAGGTCGCCGTAGCCCACGGACTCCAACGCCTCGGCCAGGAGCTCCTCCTTGTACACCCCGCGCGAGAACAGGCAGCCGACCATGCAGTTGAGCACGATCCGTTCGCGGCCGTCCGTGAGCAGGAAATTCAGGGCCTTGTCCACGTCCTTGTCGTCGTGCTTCTGGTCGTAGGCGTAGCCGCCGGAATCCAGGTGGGAGTGGCGGAAGCCCAGCCCCTCGGCCACGAAGAAGACCTCGCCCGTGGCGTAGCCGGCCATCTCCTGGCCGAGCACGCAGGCGAAGTCCTCGCCGCCGTAGGTCTTGGCGCACTTCATGGTCCCCTGGGCCAGCAGGCGGTAGAAGTCGTTGTCCGGGCGGCCCAGGTGTTCCACGGCCTGCATGTAGGTCTCGGCGTCGCCCCACTTGAGCGGGACCAGGGTCTGCTCCTCGGTGAGCACGCCCTTTTCCAAAGCCTCGGTGGCCCAGGCCAGGGCCACGCCCGTGGACATGCAGTCCAGGCCCTCCTTCTCGATGACGTCGAGGATGCGCAGGACCTGGGGCGCGTCGGTCACCTCAAGCATGCCGCCGCAGGCGAAGATGGGCTCGTAGTCGTAGCCCACCTGGCGGTAGAGGTACTGATTGTTGGTCTGGAACTGCTCGCGCACGAAGCCCACGTGGATGCAGCCCACCGGGCAGCCCGCGCAGGCCGCGTTGCGCAGCAGGGTGTCGTCCGCGAAGGTCTCGCCCGAGATGTTCTCGGCCTCGGGGCTCGAGGTCTGCTGCAGGTTCTTCCACGGCAGGGACTTGAGCGCGTTGAGCGGGTTGATGTTCACCGCCGTGCCCAGGCCGTGGTACTTGGCCATCATCTCGGTGGTGGTCAGCTGGTCGAAGATGTGCTTGTACAGCTTGGGGTAGACCTTGCCCTCGGGCAGGTCGAAGCCCCGGTCGCCGACCACGCAGATGGCCTTCAGGTTCTTGGCCCCCATGACCGTGCCGCCGCCCAGCCGTCCGAAGTGGCGGAAGGTGTCCACGTTGATGCAGGCGAAGGCCGACAGGTTCTCGCCCGCCGGGCCGATGCGCATGATCGAGCGGCGGCCCGAGCCCGGAAATATCTTGCGCAGCACGCGGCCGGTCTGGATGGCGTCGAAGCCGCGCATGTACTCCACGTCGCGGATGTCCACCAGGCGCGAGCCCACGCAGACCGCGGTCAGCCGCTTGGCCCTGCCGGTGATGACCAGCGCGTCCAGGTCGGCGAAGCGCAGGGACAGGGCGGATTTCCCGCCCGCGTAGCTCTCGGTGTACTGGTTGTGGTAGGGCGAGCGGAAGGCGCAGCAGGTCTTGCTCATGAGCGGGAAATACCCGGTCAGCGGCCCGATGGCGAAGATCAGGGGCTGCTCGGGATCGTCCCAGTCGCGGTCGATGTGGCCGAACTCCTGGAAAAGATACGCGGCCAGCCCGGCTCCGCCCAGGTATTCGCCCCGGCCGGGGAGCTCCTTGAGGCTGGTCTTGCCCGTGGTCAGGTTGACCACCATGACGCGGAAGAAGTCCCTGATCATCGTCCTTCCTCCTCTTCCCTGGCCGGCAGATCGACCATCTCCAGGCAGTCGTGGGGGCAGTAGGCCACGCACTGGCCGCAGTGGATGCAGACGTAGGGGTTGACCTGGTGGTCCAGGAAGATGGCGTCCACCGGGCAGGCCTCGGCGCACCGGCCGCAGCGGATGCACAGGTTGCGCTTCTGGATCACGCCGCCGTCGCGGCGCTGGGACAGGGAGCCCGTGGGACAGGCCTCGGCGCAGGGGGCCGGGTGGCAGGCCAGGCACAGCCGCGCCTCGAAGCCGGTGGACAGGCCGCCCGCCGACGAGATGCGAATGCCCGCCTTGTTCCAGGAAAGGACCTTATGGACCTGCCGGGCGCAGGCCAGCGAGCAGGAATGGCAGCCGATGCATCGTTCCATGCGGGCCGCTCTGAGAGCTTTCATCAAATGCCTCCGGGTCGAAAACGCCGGGTTGGAATCACTCCACGATCTGCAGGATATCCTGCTTGAGCGCCCACAGGATATGATTTTCAATTCGGGTGACATCCATGGGCGCCACGTCGGCAACCTTGCGTATCAGGGTTGCGCTGTCAACCGGGTTGCGGGCGAAAAAGGCCAGCCGCCGGACCACGTCGAGGTCTATGGCGTCCTTCAGCCCCGCGTACAGATTGGGAAAATCACGGTTCCGGTAAAACGCCTCGCCCGTGCGGCCCACGGACAGTTTCACCGTATCGTCAAGGACCCGCGAGGGGTAGTGGCCGAAGATGCGCCCGTACTCCGGGGCCAGGGGGTGGGCCAGGTCGCGCAGGGGGGCGGCCTCGGCCGGTTCCCGCCACAGCTCCTCCCACAGATCCAGATACCGCCCGATGACCACGGGCCAGGAAAATTCCCGGACCACCCGCTCGCGTCCGGCCGCGCCCATGGCCCGGCGCAGCGCGGGCTCGCGGATCAGCCGTCCGAGCGCCCCGGCCAGGGCGGGCACGTCCACGGCCGTGGCCTGGGCCAGGGACAGGTGGTAGTGGTTGTCGAAATTCAGCGGCGCGGTCAGGTCCACCTCCGGGGTGGCCGACGGCCCCATGGTCGGCACCAGGAAGCCGGTCTCGCCGTGGACCACGATGTCCCGGTAACCGTCGTAGTCCGAGGCCACCACGGGCAGTCCGAAGGCCCCGGCCTCCGCCAGGGTGATGCCGAAGGTCTCCTGCGGGTTGTCCGCGATGGACACGAACACGTCCGCCATGCGGAACAGCTCCCGCTTGCGCGCCTCGCCCGGCCGCAGGACCACGCTCATGGGGATGCCCGCGTTGGCCGCCAGGTGGGTCAGGGTGTCCAGGACATGGGTCTCGCGCTCGGCCCAGCCCGCCAGGACCAGCTCCACGGAGCGCGGGTCGAGCCCGTCCCGGATCAGCCGGTGCACGGCCCGGACCAGGGGGACCAGGTCCATCTTCGAATGGTGGGAGATGCGCCCGAAGACCAGGATGCGCACCGGCCCGTCCGTCTCGCCTCCGCCCTTGGCGCCCGGCGCATACGCCCCGGTGTCCACGGCCAGGGGGATGCGC
Proteins encoded:
- a CDS encoding RyR domain-containing protein, producing MKILPCSFISKQLDRILAGSVFSQVRMLIVTYCVILLAGWLVAKSMNIDVLGTNSCDPFWWAFVHTMDPGFLGNEAGHSEWRLLSVALSLAGFLLLGGLFVSVLVNTYERRMRRARQGLARYTFKKDHGIILGWDRMGPATVHHLLSEGCREVVVLTMSEAEKVRNALTTFSAFDAKELRKKTRHVFIFHGSFDAVEELRNLRPWAARKVVILGDPQVRGSNSRNLQTAMRIAEMVSKASPGTPSGLLGCQVAISHLRTYDLLQEIDLSEEDRQFLDFRPFNFYEGWARKVWSRLPDARHPHPPYPPLLYSRRAPGANVVVAILGFGQMGQAMALQAARLANHANNQDAEIVVFDPDLGTRRTAFEMQHGLVDGRLPGVRFVFHEAAADAPEARELLTGLALDEKKILTVVICLSDPDQSMSTALGLPPEVLIGEIPILVRQEVTAGLSEFARRLQEQTAVSVTTREKDRQVEAPDTRWDNIRFFGSLDEYLLDDAQQERLARSIHQVYLNTLQANGWMDRNKPAQKPWERLSEKYRWSNRYQADAYLERLRSNGFSLAAAEADTDNATFTDEQIETMAEQEHNRWWVERVLAGWEKGPRDDLRLTHPDMIPFDELSEKTKEFDRDMQRTLPKLLKESCGLSITS
- a CDS encoding aldehyde ferredoxin oxidoreductase N-terminal domain-containing protein — protein: MIRDFFRVMVVNLTTGKTSLKELPGRGEYLGGAGLAAYLFQEFGHIDRDWDDPEQPLIFAIGPLTGYFPLMSKTCCAFRSPYHNQYTESYAGGKSALSLRFADLDALVITGRAKRLTAVCVGSRLVDIRDVEYMRGFDAIQTGRVLRKIFPGSGRRSIMRIGPAGENLSAFACINVDTFRHFGRLGGGTVMGAKNLKAICVVGDRGFDLPEGKVYPKLYKHIFDQLTTTEMMAKYHGLGTAVNINPLNALKSLPWKNLQQTSSPEAENISGETFADDTLLRNAACAGCPVGCIHVGFVREQFQTNNQYLYRQVGYDYEPIFACGGMLEVTDAPQVLRILDVIEKEGLDCMSTGVALAWATEALEKGVLTEEQTLVPLKWGDAETYMQAVEHLGRPDNDFYRLLAQGTMKCAKTYGGEDFACVLGQEMAGYATGEVFFVAEGLGFRHSHLDSGGYAYDQKHDDKDVDKALNFLLTDGRERIVLNCMVGCLFSRGVYKEELLAEALESVGYGDLNGSVGDIGKRVQRMRWRLRLQMGYRPDEVVIPKRYTEITTWKGPVDPDYLDALRKAYAASILEMGADPEEAEKP
- a CDS encoding 4Fe-4S binding protein, with translation MKALRAARMERCIGCHSCSLACARQVHKVLSWNKAGIRISSAGGLSTGFEARLCLACHPAPCAEACPTGSLSQRRDGGVIQKRNLCIRCGRCAEACPVDAIFLDHQVNPYVCIHCGQCVAYCPHDCLEMVDLPAREEEEGR
- a CDS encoding glycosyltransferase family 4 protein; this encodes MTGTKRIWGTLDPFFEGGPVLGRTVANTAFLDGLLAADPFDEYHFFLPGERALAPLRKHLEKRAPGLVEGGRVRLMLREALPGMVGSTDYHCFHLSDCITSQPYLARLRNALSARIFPVTGLIHSLSYAGYPKAFLQHLWPGTTRRDAIVCTSEAGRIAVEGFFGQLRRGFGLGEDTHPAPGLKRIPLAVDTGAYAPGAKGGGETDGPVRILVFGRISHHSKMDLVPLVRAVHRLIRDGLDPRSVELVLAGWAERETHVLDTLTHLAANAGIPMSVVLRPGEARKRELFRMADVFVSIADNPQETFGITLAEAGAFGLPVVASDYDGYRDIVVHGETGFLVPTMGPSATPEVDLTAPLNFDNHYHLSLAQATAVDVPALAGALGRLIREPALRRAMGAAGRERVVREFSWPVVIGRYLDLWEELWREPAEAAPLRDLAHPLAPEYGRIFGHYPSRVLDDTVKLSVGRTGEAFYRNRDFPNLYAGLKDAIDLDVVRRLAFFARNPVDSATLIRKVADVAPMDVTRIENHILWALKQDILQIVE